A stretch of Paenibacillus sp. URB8-2 DNA encodes these proteins:
- a CDS encoding phage portal protein yields MGVRQRIIPWLEVGRTKNEPDRQNEPFSQSFGWWTRSGSKQSVPKRTPANLRTLSESSVSRRAINLIKDGITKLNWSVAAVDENDNEKYRDICKIIEWSLHKLNPGDSFRSWLEQIIEDMLVASAGSSEILKAGDPLRPFRMYPVDTFSIELYPQWDGKPVSLSSSAKANGCIR; encoded by the coding sequence TTGGGCGTAAGACAAAGGATCATTCCTTGGTTGGAAGTAGGACGGACAAAAAACGAGCCTGATCGGCAGAACGAACCATTCTCACAGTCGTTTGGTTGGTGGACCAGAAGCGGAAGTAAACAGTCTGTTCCTAAGAGAACACCGGCAAATCTTCGAACGCTGAGTGAATCTTCAGTATCTCGTCGGGCAATAAACCTTATTAAGGATGGCATTACAAAGTTAAACTGGTCCGTGGCGGCCGTTGACGAAAACGACAACGAGAAATACCGCGATATCTGCAAAATCATTGAGTGGTCACTGCATAAGCTGAACCCCGGCGACTCCTTTCGTTCGTGGCTTGAGCAGATTATCGAGGATATGCTGGTCGCCAGCGCAGGCAGCTCTGAGATTCTGAAAGCAGGCGATCCACTGCGTCCGTTTCGAATGTATCCTGTCGATACTTTCTCAATAGAGCTTTATCCGCAATGGGATGGAAAACCAGTTTCCCTCAGTTCCTCTGCTAAAGCCAACGGGTGTATCCGTTAA
- a CDS encoding carbohydrate-binding family 9-like protein, whose protein sequence is MNETRLYTIARNSGSTEWKDISPLDVDRYLWLDNGYTPKVEVRLYYTTERLHIRFKTFEKDPLVRYHEQNDPVYTDSCVEFFIQPLPGSDPRYLNFEFNAAGTILLQIGEGREDRITLSDSPAIFQIETAVNQVDKHSGDTYWELAFSIPFDWLQTRFHGFRAESGRAFRGNFYKCGDETPIPHYGCWNRVASASPDYHQSGFFGELVLQ, encoded by the coding sequence ATGAACGAAACACGATTGTACACAATTGCCAGGAATTCAGGTTCAACAGAATGGAAGGATATTTCCCCGCTTGACGTTGACCGGTATCTTTGGCTTGACAACGGGTATACCCCCAAGGTCGAGGTCCGGCTGTATTACACAACCGAGCGGCTGCACATCCGTTTCAAGACTTTTGAAAAGGACCCGCTTGTCAGGTATCACGAGCAGAATGATCCGGTCTACACAGACAGCTGCGTCGAATTTTTCATACAGCCTCTTCCCGGTTCAGACCCCCGTTATCTTAACTTCGAGTTTAATGCTGCCGGGACTATTCTCTTGCAGATAGGTGAAGGACGGGAGGACCGGATTACCCTTTCGGATTCTCCGGCGATTTTTCAAATCGAAACAGCGGTTAACCAAGTTGATAAACACAGCGGGGACACGTATTGGGAGCTGGCGTTCTCCATTCCTTTTGACTGGCTGCAAACCCGGTTTCACGGTTTCAGAGCAGAGTCCGGCCGGGCCTTCCGGGGCAACTTCTATAAATGTGGAGACGAAACGCCAATTCCTCATTACGGGTGCTGGAACCGGGTCGCTTCAGCCTCGCCGGATTACCATCAAAGCGGGTTTTTTGGTGAACTGGTGCTTCAATAA
- a CDS encoding sugar phosphate isomerase/epimerase family protein, with the protein MKKGINIWSFREGTPIAECVRLAKAAGFDGIELSLNESGEMGMQTSEKEARALRESIGEAGLEIAGLATGLYWSYAMTSESESNRTKAMDVCKKQLELAAVLGADTILVIPGAVGVDFIPGCEVVDYDKAYDRALEAIGKLAPEAEQLGVSIGIENVWNKFLLSPLEMRGFIDAIGSRFVGSYLDVGNIVHSGYPEQWVRILGDRIKKVHFKDYRREAGGLHGFVDLLAGDVDYPAVVNALREIGYDDYVTGEMIPAYKHYTEQIIFNTSASMDAILGRSSY; encoded by the coding sequence GTGAAAAAAGGGATTAACATTTGGTCGTTCCGTGAAGGAACGCCTATCGCGGAATGTGTTCGTTTGGCTAAAGCGGCAGGATTTGACGGAATAGAATTATCGCTGAATGAGTCCGGTGAAATGGGGATGCAAACGAGCGAGAAGGAAGCGCGCGCACTTCGGGAGTCGATCGGCGAGGCGGGTCTGGAGATTGCGGGACTGGCTACGGGACTGTATTGGTCCTACGCGATGACCAGTGAATCGGAATCCAACCGGACCAAGGCGATGGATGTGTGCAAGAAGCAACTGGAGCTGGCGGCTGTTCTTGGAGCCGATACGATCCTGGTCATTCCGGGTGCGGTCGGCGTGGATTTCATCCCGGGCTGCGAGGTTGTCGATTATGACAAAGCTTACGACAGAGCGCTGGAGGCAATCGGAAAGCTGGCGCCGGAAGCCGAGCAATTGGGCGTTTCCATCGGCATCGAGAATGTATGGAATAAATTTCTGCTGTCCCCGCTTGAAATGCGCGGCTTCATTGACGCGATCGGCTCCCGCTTCGTAGGCTCGTACCTGGATGTGGGGAATATCGTTCATTCCGGCTATCCGGAGCAGTGGGTGCGGATTCTGGGCGACCGGATCAAGAAGGTGCATTTCAAAGATTACCGCCGGGAAGCGGGAGGCCTGCACGGGTTTGTGGACCTGCTCGCCGGGGATGTGGATTATCCCGCTGTCGTGAACGCCCTTCGGGAGATCGGATACGACGATTATGTCACAGGCGAGATGATTCCTGCTTACAAGCATTATACGGAGCAAATTATCTTCAATACTTCCGCGTCCATGGATGCTATTTTGGGGCGTTCGAGTTATTAA
- a CDS encoding FadR/GntR family transcriptional regulator: MKKIKKVQTHEMVSKEIKDYIQQNNLKKGDKLPSVEQIMENLGVGRSSIREAIRYLEALDIIEVLNGKGIFVKEPSLYQLSTKFTVEDEKSALLQLCDVRRGLEGIAVELAATRATREHLDEMWYYYELIGKTTGAESSIADMKFHQAIYRASGNVILQEIIGSIWNTFVEFWRAPFGNKDFFYDSYPFHKSVVEAIEEKDAQKAREEFNKMMDVMVRAITEVE, translated from the coding sequence ATGAAGAAGATCAAAAAAGTTCAGACACACGAAATGGTTTCGAAAGAAATCAAAGATTATATTCAGCAAAACAATTTGAAGAAAGGAGACAAGCTGCCTTCCGTAGAGCAAATTATGGAAAATCTTGGCGTCGGCCGTTCTTCCATCCGCGAGGCGATCCGCTATTTGGAGGCTTTGGATATTATTGAAGTCCTTAACGGCAAAGGGATATTCGTCAAAGAACCGTCCTTGTATCAATTATCGACCAAATTTACGGTAGAGGATGAGAAATCCGCGCTTCTTCAGCTATGCGATGTCCGCAGAGGCTTGGAGGGAATTGCGGTGGAGCTGGCGGCGACACGGGCCACTAGGGAGCATTTGGACGAGATGTGGTATTATTACGAGCTGATCGGCAAGACGACCGGAGCGGAAAGCTCTATCGCGGATATGAAGTTCCACCAGGCGATTTACCGGGCTTCGGGCAACGTCATTCTGCAGGAAATCATCGGATCGATCTGGAATACGTTTGTCGAGTTTTGGCGGGCGCCGTTTGGCAACAAGGACTTTTTCTATGACAGTTACCCGTTCCACAAATCCGTCGTTGAAGCGATCGAGGAGAAGGATGCGCAGAAGGCGAGAGAAGAATTCAATAAAATGATGGACGTCATGGTGAGAGCAATCACGGAAGTTGAGTAA
- a CDS encoding Gfo/Idh/MocA family protein: protein MLKIGLIGFGFMGRMHFDNYVRLMEEGCPVTLTAICDPRIEELKDGKAGGNMTTAREVYDLSAYNLYTDLEEMLANEQLDVIDIAAPTYLHAEMACSLLERGIHVFCEKPMARHSVDAWKMVETAKRNGRKLMIGQCLRFWPGYEYLKDVVDSGKFGQTTEGYFYRGSGAPKEWFLDEKLSGGCIMDMHIHDTDMINYLFGKPEKVSTLGRNVLPGSGYDIASTHYYYKDGKVINAQVDWTLKGDFGFYMGYRVNFERGNVVFDGSRVKVNPNDGPGFTPEISPDAGYYRELDYFLDAVIHDKPVAVCTPESAAESLELVEAEIESADAQGEWVKLV, encoded by the coding sequence ATGTTGAAAATAGGATTGATCGGTTTCGGATTTATGGGCCGGATGCACTTTGACAATTATGTCCGGTTAATGGAGGAAGGCTGCCCTGTTACGCTCACCGCGATCTGCGATCCGCGGATCGAAGAGCTGAAAGACGGCAAAGCGGGCGGGAATATGACCACGGCCCGTGAAGTGTATGATTTGTCCGCTTACAATCTCTACACAGATCTGGAGGAAATGCTGGCGAACGAGCAGCTCGATGTCATCGATATTGCGGCTCCCACGTATCTGCATGCCGAAATGGCCTGTTCGCTGCTGGAGCGCGGCATCCATGTATTCTGCGAGAAGCCGATGGCGAGGCATTCGGTGGACGCCTGGAAGATGGTCGAAACAGCTAAACGCAACGGGAGGAAGCTCATGATTGGGCAATGCCTCCGTTTTTGGCCGGGCTATGAATACTTGAAGGATGTTGTAGACAGCGGCAAGTTCGGCCAGACGACGGAAGGCTATTTCTACCGGGGCTCCGGAGCCCCGAAGGAATGGTTCCTCGATGAAAAGCTCAGCGGCGGCTGCATTATGGACATGCATATTCACGACACGGATATGATCAACTATCTGTTCGGCAAGCCGGAGAAAGTATCGACTCTTGGGCGCAATGTGCTCCCGGGAAGCGGATACGATATCGCCTCCACCCATTATTATTATAAAGATGGAAAAGTCATCAATGCCCAGGTGGACTGGACGCTGAAGGGGGATTTCGGTTTTTACATGGGGTATCGTGTCAATTTCGAACGGGGCAATGTGGTGTTTGACGGAAGCCGGGTCAAGGTGAATCCGAATGACGGACCGGGCTTTACCCCGGAGATTTCCCCGGATGCCGGCTATTACCGTGAGTTGGATTATTTCCTGGATGCGGTCATCCATGACAAGCCCGTTGCCGTGTGTACACCTGAAAGCGCGGCGGAATCCCTTGAACTCGTGGAAGCGGAGATCGAATCGGCAGATGCCCAAGGGGAATGGGTGAAGCTCGTCTAA
- a CDS encoding anaerobic sulfatase maturase encodes MGCGIATLEHRHVGVMWKTVSEDCNLACDYCYYSTCGGKPGPKINRIDSAILEKFIKEYMARSRGAASFAWQGGEPLLAGLEFFEEVVSLQARYAPKGTSIGNSIQTNGTLINDRWAAFFKKYNFLVGVSLDGPEAIHDARRVDSRGQGSFHRVMKGIEHLRRHNVDFNILSVIHKGNVGQAAEIMAFFEQEGFSYVQFIPCMDFRSQEPDKPGVYDITPAEYGRFLREAFDYWYNEGNPRISVRFFDNMLAGYTNREAELCIHRAECPTTLILEQNGDAYPCDFFISPEWKIGNVATHSIEDLLKHPLYDRFLGMKPALPEGCRSCEWKSLCHGGCPRNREWGAELEAKGRDYFCASYKEIYSYADERMKQLGDSVRSNLFRQNVQYHLKGKLPGRNDSCACGSGKKYKQCCLGLVTPI; translated from the coding sequence ATGGGCTGCGGTATCGCAACACTGGAACATCGGCATGTAGGCGTGATGTGGAAGACGGTTTCGGAGGACTGCAACCTGGCCTGCGATTACTGCTATTACAGTACATGCGGCGGCAAGCCGGGACCGAAGATCAACCGGATTGATTCCGCCATTCTGGAGAAATTCATTAAGGAATATATGGCCCGTTCGCGGGGAGCAGCTTCTTTTGCTTGGCAAGGAGGCGAGCCACTGCTGGCGGGCCTGGAGTTCTTCGAGGAGGTCGTGTCGCTTCAGGCCCGCTACGCGCCGAAGGGGACAAGCATCGGCAATTCCATTCAGACGAACGGTACGCTGATTAACGACCGCTGGGCGGCATTTTTTAAAAAATACAATTTTCTGGTCGGCGTCAGCCTGGACGGTCCTGAAGCTATTCATGATGCGCGGCGGGTGGACTCGCGCGGGCAGGGCAGCTTTCACCGGGTAATGAAGGGAATTGAGCATTTACGGCGGCATAACGTGGATTTCAACATCTTGTCCGTGATTCACAAAGGCAATGTGGGACAAGCGGCAGAGATCATGGCTTTCTTTGAACAGGAAGGCTTCAGCTACGTCCAGTTCATTCCTTGCATGGATTTCCGGTCGCAGGAGCCGGACAAGCCGGGTGTTTACGATATTACGCCTGCGGAATACGGCCGATTTTTGCGTGAAGCCTTCGATTATTGGTATAACGAAGGAAATCCGCGGATTTCCGTGCGTTTTTTTGACAACATGCTGGCCGGTTATACGAACCGGGAGGCGGAGCTGTGCATTCATCGGGCCGAGTGCCCGACGACGCTCATTCTAGAACAGAATGGGGACGCCTATCCGTGCGACTTTTTTATTTCTCCGGAATGGAAAATCGGCAATGTGGCGACACATTCCATTGAAGACCTTCTGAAGCATCCGTTGTACGATCGTTTTCTCGGGATGAAGCCTGCGCTCCCCGAGGGCTGCCGAAGCTGTGAATGGAAAAGTCTCTGTCATGGCGGTTGCCCGCGCAACCGGGAATGGGGAGCGGAGCTTGAAGCTAAGGGCAGAGATTATTTTTGCGCCAGCTATAAGGAGATTTATTCGTACGCGGACGAACGGATGAAGCAGCTTGGAGACAGCGTCAGAAGCAACCTGTTCCGCCAGAACGTGCAGTATCACTTAAAAGGAAAGCTCCCGGGCCGCAACGATTCTTGCGCCTGCGGCAGCGGCAAGAAATATAAGCAGTGCTGCTTGGGACTGGTGACGCCAATTTAA
- a CDS encoding type II toxin-antitoxin system RelE/ParE family toxin, with protein MEVVWSNRAAKSFSKIESIHFSQEETTAYKLKLLQRIEDKVLRSGKQFPSRTYENTYYIRIDSYIVSYEPSSDGSKYIITAFKHGRQNDKY; from the coding sequence ATGGAAGTAGTCTGGAGTAACCGCGCGGCTAAAAGTTTTTCCAAGATAGAAAGTATTCATTTTTCACAAGAGGAGACGACAGCATATAAATTAAAGCTATTACAACGAATTGAAGATAAAGTGCTTCGTTCAGGAAAGCAGTTCCCTTCCAGAACTTATGAGAATACCTATTACATTCGTATTGATAGCTATATTGTTTCCTACGAGCCGTCTTCTGATGGCTCTAAATACATAATAACTGCGTTTAAGCATGGCAGACAAAACGATAAATATTAA
- a CDS encoding sulfatase family protein yields the protein MNDTRPNIIFIMSDDHAAHAMSCYDSRINQTPNLDRIANEGTRFDNCFCTNSICAPSRATILTGLYNHINGVKTLRDSLDNRITTFPSLLQKAGYQTSIIGKWHLGHGPENDPAGFDHWSIFPGQGSYFDPTFIENGVEKKVSGYVTDVVTDLSIDWMNGRDREKPFLLLCHHKAPHRHWLVDEKHAHLYEDTDIPEPPTFDDDYSNRSRAAAAARMTIERDMNEKDYKAPLPAGLTERELKSWKYQRYIKDYLRCIASIDDNVGRILDYLDEEGLTDNTIVIYTSDQGFFLGDHGWYDKRFMYEESLRMPFIVRYPKEIKPGSTVTQIAVNVDFAPTLLEYAGVPVPEEMQGYSLRPLLSGETPGNWRTAMYYRYWMHLAQHNVCAHYGIRTDRYKLIYYYGEALGATGAIDESWTPEWELFDLESDPMELNNVHANPAYSEVVKQLHEHLDSLRREIRDLD from the coding sequence ATGAATGACACGAGACCCAATATCATTTTTATCATGAGCGATGACCATGCCGCCCACGCCATGAGCTGCTACGACAGCAGAATCAATCAGACGCCGAATCTTGACCGGATTGCTAATGAAGGAACCCGGTTCGATAATTGCTTTTGCACCAATTCGATTTGTGCTCCAAGCCGCGCTACCATTCTGACGGGACTCTACAACCATATTAACGGTGTTAAAACATTGCGGGACAGCCTGGACAACCGGATAACGACCTTTCCATCATTGCTTCAGAAGGCGGGCTATCAGACGTCCATTATCGGCAAATGGCATTTGGGCCACGGGCCCGAGAACGATCCGGCGGGATTCGATCATTGGAGTATTTTTCCCGGTCAGGGGAGCTACTTCGATCCGACATTTATTGAAAACGGCGTGGAGAAAAAAGTAAGCGGGTATGTGACCGACGTGGTGACGGATTTATCCATCGATTGGATGAACGGACGCGACAGGGAGAAGCCGTTCCTGCTGCTGTGCCATCATAAGGCGCCGCACCGCCACTGGCTGGTGGATGAGAAGCATGCCCATCTCTATGAGGATACCGATATTCCGGAGCCGCCGACTTTTGACGATGATTATTCGAACCGGTCCAGGGCGGCAGCTGCAGCCAGGATGACCATTGAGAGGGACATGAATGAGAAAGATTACAAAGCCCCGCTGCCTGCCGGTTTAACGGAGAGAGAGCTCAAAAGCTGGAAGTATCAGCGTTATATCAAAGACTACTTGCGGTGTATCGCTTCCATTGACGATAACGTTGGCCGGATTCTAGATTATCTCGATGAGGAGGGGCTAACGGACAACACGATAGTCATTTACACCTCGGATCAGGGATTTTTCCTCGGCGACCATGGCTGGTACGATAAGCGGTTTATGTACGAGGAGTCCCTGCGTATGCCGTTTATCGTGCGGTATCCGAAGGAAATCAAACCGGGAAGCACAGTAACGCAAATTGCGGTGAACGTTGACTTTGCGCCAACCCTGCTAGAATATGCCGGCGTCCCTGTTCCTGAAGAGATGCAGGGTTACAGCCTGCGTCCTTTGCTCAGTGGAGAAACGCCCGGAAACTGGCGCACGGCCATGTACTACCGTTATTGGATGCATCTGGCCCAGCATAATGTATGCGCCCATTACGGGATCCGCACGGACCGGTACAAACTCATTTATTACTATGGCGAGGCATTGGGCGCAACTGGAGCCATTGATGAATCCTGGACGCCGGAATGGGAATTGTTCGATTTGGAGTCCGATCCGATGGAATTAAACAATGTGCACGCCAATCCGGCTTACTCGGAGGTCGTCAAGCAATTACACGAGCATCTGGATAGCCTGCGCAGAGAAATCCGGGATTTGGACTAG
- a CDS encoding AraC family transcriptional regulator, with protein sequence MHGREHFLKRETPYREWSPGIHYAQFQNLQPCSFPERRLYDFELLYVRQGELTTRMNGTLHSLTPGQLIFLAPGVYHQNSISTTPAKLLGIHFDFFGESRILCEEDMVVNEEEVIPEKFAVEAVAAPFLPLSEDPVYSPPPECVHAMEQLVQEFTMRPPGYELVCRGLMLGILTSLLRTQSSRRLAKASVHGERIRTLMEDIEAAPAAGWTNRSMAALMNLHEDHFSKLFRQIAGMPPGEYLRSIRQREARKLLRETDWPIEKVGERVGYPDIHYFSRTFSAQEGISPRAYRKLSRIL encoded by the coding sequence ATGCATGGAAGAGAGCATTTCCTGAAAAGAGAAACGCCATACCGTGAGTGGTCGCCAGGCATCCATTACGCCCAGTTTCAAAACCTCCAGCCCTGCAGCTTTCCCGAAAGAAGGCTGTATGATTTCGAGCTGCTGTATGTCCGCCAAGGGGAACTGACGACAAGGATGAATGGAACGCTTCATTCCCTGACGCCCGGCCAGCTAATTTTTCTTGCTCCCGGCGTCTATCATCAGAATTCGATCTCAACGACTCCCGCGAAGCTGCTCGGCATCCATTTTGATTTTTTCGGCGAATCCCGTATTTTGTGCGAAGAAGATATGGTGGTCAATGAAGAGGAAGTGATTCCTGAAAAATTCGCTGTGGAAGCGGTAGCTGCACCCTTTTTACCCTTATCCGAAGATCCGGTGTATTCGCCGCCTCCCGAGTGCGTCCATGCCATGGAACAGCTCGTGCAGGAGTTTACGATGCGCCCGCCCGGTTATGAGCTGGTCTGCCGGGGATTGATGCTTGGCATTCTGACTTCCCTGCTGCGCACGCAAAGCTCGCGCCGTCTGGCTAAAGCATCCGTGCACGGTGAACGGATTCGGACGCTGATGGAAGATATCGAAGCCGCGCCCGCCGCAGGCTGGACCAACCGGTCGATGGCCGCATTGATGAACCTGCACGAGGACCATTTTTCCAAATTGTTTCGTCAGATTGCCGGCATGCCTCCGGGCGAGTATCTCCGTTCCATCCGGCAACGGGAAGCGCGCAAGCTGCTCAGGGAAACAGATTGGCCTATTGAGAAGGTTGGGGAGCGGGTCGGTTATCCGGATATCCACTATTTCAGCAGAACCTTTTCGGCCCAGGAGGGTATTTCCCCCCGAGCGTACCGCAAGCTTTCCCGGATTTTGTGA
- a CDS encoding sugar-binding protein, translating into MRLMKVSVIALVIVTAIFGSSSAEAASVSFETPGTLIGSFNTDLIHESSGLAASRQNANVLYTHNDSGDIARFFAVNTSGNLLGIYQLDGATATDWEDMAVGPGPVAGVNYVYLGDIGDNSSNRNGTTRPNVAIYRTPEPTVSNPPTPPDPTAVTTQHISSANWEKIILQYPGGPTNSEALMVDPVTGDLFLVMKEHTDGDPALKNRVCKASKASLDAYADTGNVLTMTQVALVTPRLNSVRTVGPTAADISPDGSLILIKNLEEAFIWQRSPGESVESVLAGNEVAPIYVPVAVGQTLSVGNGEAATFAADGSKFYTVTEGGNHFGYFNKSVSSSSDLIITHTDTPPTIDGSWTSVDNWGDAAAYQTNNVINGTVTNDTDLSSNNRILWDSANLYLWLNVTDDAKTYDSGTTTSADDSIEIYIDGDNSKSATYGPDDFRYVFRWNDPAVYEKIHGATTGVAFATSNNASGYKVEVKIPWSTLGVSSPAAGKQLGFEIQINDDDDGGARDGKKAFYGTDDTAWQNPSKFGTAELQ; encoded by the coding sequence ATGAGATTAATGAAGGTATCGGTTATCGCACTCGTTATCGTTACCGCAATATTCGGGTCAAGTTCCGCGGAGGCGGCCAGTGTCTCCTTCGAGACGCCCGGAACCTTGATTGGCAGCTTTAATACGGATCTGATCCATGAGTCGTCGGGACTTGCAGCCAGCCGTCAAAATGCCAATGTCCTCTATACGCATAATGATTCCGGAGATATTGCCAGATTCTTTGCAGTCAACACTAGCGGCAATCTGCTGGGTATTTATCAATTGGATGGCGCGACTGCAACAGATTGGGAGGATATGGCCGTAGGGCCGGGGCCCGTAGCCGGCGTGAATTACGTCTATTTAGGGGATATCGGGGACAATTCGTCCAACCGCAACGGCACGACAAGACCGAATGTTGCGATTTATCGCACACCTGAACCAACGGTCAGCAACCCGCCAACCCCTCCAGATCCAACGGCTGTTACCACTCAGCACATCAGTTCGGCCAACTGGGAAAAAATCATTCTGCAATACCCCGGCGGGCCGACAAACAGTGAAGCGCTAATGGTTGATCCGGTGACAGGAGATTTGTTCCTGGTCATGAAAGAGCATACGGACGGAGACCCCGCTCTGAAAAACCGGGTGTGCAAGGCGAGCAAGGCAAGCCTAGACGCTTACGCGGATACAGGGAATGTATTGACCATGACGCAGGTTGCGCTGGTTACTCCCCGTCTCAACTCCGTGCGGACCGTCGGACCGACAGCCGCCGATATTTCGCCCGATGGCAGCCTGATTCTTATTAAAAATCTGGAAGAAGCATTTATCTGGCAGAGAAGCCCGGGAGAAAGCGTCGAGTCGGTACTGGCGGGCAATGAGGTTGCCCCAATTTATGTCCCCGTTGCGGTAGGGCAGACGCTGTCAGTTGGCAACGGAGAGGCGGCAACGTTTGCGGCGGACGGGAGCAAATTTTATACCGTGACCGAAGGCGGCAATCATTTTGGCTATTTTAATAAAAGCGTCTCATCCTCAAGCGACCTTATCATAACGCATACGGACACACCCCCGACAATTGACGGCTCATGGACAAGCGTGGATAACTGGGGAGATGCGGCGGCATACCAGACGAATAACGTGATCAACGGAACGGTAACGAACGATACGGATTTAAGCAGCAATAACCGGATTCTATGGGATTCCGCGAACCTGTATCTTTGGCTGAACGTAACGGATGATGCGAAGACCTATGATTCGGGCACAACCACCTCAGCGGATGACAGCATCGAGATTTATATCGATGGTGACAACAGCAAATCCGCTACATACGGACCGGATGATTTCCGTTACGTGTTCCGCTGGAACGACCCGGCAGTCTATGAGAAAATACACGGCGCCACCACAGGCGTTGCCTTCGCAACGAGCAACAACGCTTCCGGATATAAGGTGGAAGTGAAGATTCCGTGGTCCACTTTGGGTGTCAGCTCGCCGGCAGCCGGTAAACAGCTCGGGTTCGAAATCCAAATCAACGACGATGACGATGGAGGTGCGCGTGACGGCAAAAAAGCCTTCTACGGCACCGATGACACGGCCTGGCAGAATCCAAGCAAATTTGGGACTGCCGAGCTTCAATAA
- a CDS encoding Gfo/Idh/MocA family protein: MLKVGLVGFGFMGRMNFDHYVKLNEDGYPITLTAVCDPRIEELKGQKANGNMNTAREVYDLSAYHLYRDLEDMLANEELDAVSLAVPTYLHAEMACSLMERGYHVFCEKPMARHSAEALKMAETAVRTGKKLMVGHCLRFWPAYEYLKEKIESGEFGQVTAGYFYRGSGAPKGWLVNDELSGGCMMDMHVHDTDMIQHLFGKPDKVSALGRNVLPGSGYDIVSSHYHYKDGKVINAQADWTLEGDFGFYMGYRVNFERGNIVFDGSTVKVNPNSQPGFKAYLSPHTGYYRELVYFLDAVLQDKPVSVCAPESTAQSIEIIEAEMESARHEGAWVTLF; encoded by the coding sequence ATGCTTAAAGTAGGACTGGTAGGATTCGGTTTCATGGGCCGGATGAACTTTGATCATTACGTCAAGCTGAATGAAGACGGCTATCCGATCACTCTGACGGCGGTCTGCGACCCGCGGATTGAAGAATTGAAGGGCCAAAAGGCAAACGGAAATATGAACACGGCCCGTGAAGTATACGACTTGTCCGCCTATCATCTATATCGAGATTTGGAAGACATGCTGGCAAACGAGGAACTGGATGCCGTCAGCCTGGCGGTCCCTACGTATCTGCATGCCGAAATGGCTTGTTCGCTGATGGAACGGGGCTATCATGTATTCTGTGAGAAGCCGATGGCCCGGCATTCGGCGGAGGCGCTGAAGATGGCGGAAACGGCGGTGCGGACCGGGAAGAAGCTGATGGTGGGCCATTGTCTCCGGTTCTGGCCGGCTTACGAATATTTGAAGGAAAAGATAGAGAGCGGAGAATTCGGCCAAGTTACAGCGGGCTATTTCTACCGGGGCTCCGGCGCGCCGAAGGGCTGGCTGGTGAATGATGAGCTGAGCGGCGGCTGCATGATGGATATGCATGTCCACGACACCGATATGATTCAACATCTGTTCGGGAAGCCGGACAAGGTTTCGGCGCTCGGGCGGAATGTCCTGCCGGGGAGCGGGTACGATATCGTTTCCTCTCATTATCACTATAAGGATGGAAAGGTAATCAACGCGCAGGCAGATTGGACGCTGGAGGGGGATTTTGGCTTTTATATGGGCTACCGGGTCAATTTCGAACGGGGCAATATCGTATTTGACGGCAGTACGGTCAAAGTGAATCCGAACAGTCAGCCCGGCTTTAAGGCATATCTCTCTCCGCATACGGGCTATTATCGGGAGTTGGTTTATTTCTTGGATGCGGTTCTTCAAGATAAGCCCGTTAGCGTTTGCGCGCCGGAAAGTACGGCCCAGTCCATCGAAATTATTGAGGCTGAAATGGAATCCGCCCGGCATGAAGGGGCATGGGTTACACTTTTTTGA